The Eubacteriaceae bacterium Marseille-Q4139 genome has a window encoding:
- a CDS encoding cysteine-rich KTR domain-containing protein, whose amino-acid sequence MDSFEWLLCPVCNSKTRIKLRLDTELKNFPLFCPKCKQETLISVEKFKILVVTEPDAQTQSR is encoded by the coding sequence ATGGATAGCTTCGAGTGGCTGCTATGTCCTGTCTGTAACAGTAAAACTCGTATCAAGCTGCGGTTAGATACTGAGCTGAAAAACTTTCCTTTGTTTTGTCCTAAATGCAAACAAGAAACTTTAATCAGCGTAGAAAAATTTAAGATTTTAGTTGTCACAGAGCCAGACGC